The genomic interval AGTTAGATTTTCCATACATATTATGAACGGATTCTTTATAATGCAAATTTTAAACTAAATTATCATCAATTAGTAGGGtcttgcctgtttttttttgccctCATTCCCCCAGTATTTCTGgaataaatgaatatatttgTATGGATTTAGCCTACTGAACTATTTATTTGATTACTTTTGTCATATGCATACAGATTGAAGGATTGAAGGATTCAAGATACATGTACCAGGCTAATGTTTACAAagattaaatatatttcagtaAGCTAAGTGTGGATGAAATGATCAGATTGGCCTTTGCAGTTTGCTATAATTTCATTGTTTTGCAAGTTTTTGCAGTTTcgagcaacaacaaaaagagagagaaataaagtttgtttttggcCTGATAGCATTCATAGGCTGTATAAACACCTATGAGAAACACACACCTTGCTCTTACAGTTTCTTTCCAAGGAGCTACTTCAAGTGTGAAACTGTTTGTTGTAATGCAATAATGTCAGGATAGTTTACTGTGAAAGGACGTAGTTACCATAACTATCTATAAGAAACAAGTAAGAGTGGACAATGTTGGTGGTAACTATCTCAGAATGCTAACCCATGTAATGAGGATGCTAATAAAAAATAAggatgctaatgctaactgGTGGAGTTTGCAATTCAAGGCTAACATATAGATGATATGGAGGACGGTGAAGATAAGGACTGTCAGAACAAGCTGAATTTAAACTGTGAGTTATTTGCATCTTAAGTTAAAAGTTATGTACTCGTTTCATGTGTTGTGAGCTTCAGGCTAACGTTAGCTACAGGTGGCAGCTAGCTGTTAGTTAGCATGAGTTATTATTTGTAGATGTCAAAAAGACAAATCTgctttatttgattgtttttaccTACTGCTGAAGTACTGAGTGAGTTCAATTGTGCTTTTTTTATATAGTGGCTAATGTTTGACTTTTAATTGTTCATGTCTGTTTCCTGTTACCTCAAAACAGGCAGGATTCCTTGCACTAGTGTTGGACAGATACTGTTGTGCATTTCAAagtgtaaaaaatatttattatgaagagttcatttgcaaaaacagataactccgtttttacacattttcaaaaaacatttattttttatataaattcctaataaagttgcattttcaagatatctctgattagtaaagacatcttgacttagtcaaagccacccaacctcagttgatttatcataccaaaagctagtattggaaaaaatgtgtttttttaaacatttttttaatttttcaaaagtgagttaactgttttttgcacattttttgttaaacaaaaacaaaagcctattgtttttctttattctaaCACAGCTCCCCTGTCTTTCTTAGTTGATCTGGCATTAGAATGGTGATTGCATCTCTATGTAGATAAACAGTAATGACttacaaatgaaaaatatgtgttCATACATAGTAAGAGCTTGGAATATATGTGCTTTAACTTTAGATATAGGCTTCATTTTTACTTGTAATTGAGTTTGATTATGAACTGTGTTTTTCAATTGTTGCAGACTTGAAACAGGACTGTACCTCTCTTGTGTCTCTCCAGCTTTGACCTTGAAATGTCCCACTGTTAGCACTGGCTTCTTCTGCCCCCTGCCCCAGGGAATGAAGGTCTGCACCCGGTTCCACATTTTCTTCCACAATGCCGATCCCTCCCAGCGCAACTTGAGCATCATCAGATCACCTAAGTCTTTGTCCAGGGTGATCAGGAAGGTAAAGGTCTGATTACCTGAAATCGTTTCAGTGCTAAAGgaagacacaaaacaaattAGACAGAGTTAGATTATTTACAAACAGAAGACTTCATTATTAGAATAAAGCAGGGAAACACATAAGACTTCCTCAAAGGCTGCAGATCTTAAATCCTCAGATTGTGGAATATAACACATTTGTGGGTGCACTATGCCCTGGGTTAATTATTTACTCCATCAACTCCATTTATAGTTCTCTTTCATGCAGCAGTTGAGTTGTTTCCATGTGTGTCAGCTGCTCTTGCTTTCTGTCCCTATAGTGTGGAAAACCCAGCTGCATATTGCATGTATCAGAGTGAGTCCACTGAGCATGGATGTGATGTAATGTAAGCCTGGTGGGGGGTGGTGCAGTACTCACATATCGATGTTGAAGTCTCCACTCTCCTCCTTTGTTCCAGAGAGGGCGACTGTGAGATAGGGCTCGATCCCCACCATCTGGTTAACAAACTGGATCCTGAACTGATAATGATAGACTGTATAGAAAGGAGAAGAAACATGAAAGCATCTGTTAGAACCTCTATCAAACAATCACTGTGAGAACAAATGCAAATTTTGCATTGTGAGAATTAGATGAGAGGTAGTACAGGCCAGACAAGCTAAACCTGCAATGCAGTAAGAGTCACTTTGTTTTCATAGACCTACTAATAAATAAGGCGtttttttcgaccgcaggaactctacccaggaactagggactttacccctgaactacgtcatttcgaccggaggaaccagggtctaaatttagttcaagggcagataatctcccccctgaaaagcccctgcttggggggtagtacttttcaaaggtcctgggacttttggttgaatgtAACAgtatttgtggagtttacacagttgttgaaacacagagggagttcctgggaatgcatactagtttagttttttattaagatttcaaaatattatctaatataattgtttttctccatacgtcactggcctgatttacacaatctacccgggacttcaggcCGCGGTCGAAAtggggacacaggaaccttttagttccgaggaaagtagttctgggggctaaaagaccctggaactcttggtcgaaatgtcCTTATAGCTTTTAAATGGAGCCATATATGAGGTTATATCTTTTAGATATTAATGTaatctttgtattattttaacacTGTTAAGCTCAAACAGAGCAGCATTACTACAGtgtaaaaataatgttacatgaaaaaacagcttttaaaattttgcaaaaaaagtgCTTGATTTGCAAATTATGACACTTCAATAATGAttagaaaaataattatttccCTCCTATTTGTATTATGTtagaattaattaattattaattatttttgttgttgtattaaACATAATCCTCATTAGTTGCTGAGAAGACAAGGCTGacatctatttttttaaattctgaatatTTACAAGTGGAGCCCCAAAAAAGTCTCTTTTAGGTACTTTCTGAATTTGCCTTCATTGTCTGCATCATACAAGCTGTTAGCTCCTACTCAAGATATAAATCTTGTGACTGTTCAACTTTTACACAGTCAGTAATTTCCTTACAGCTGCACACATCTGTgtaaagtgaaagttgttcctaCGGTGAGAAAAAGTGGATTTAAAGGGAACTACTTTAACTAGTGAGCAGCAGGACAGTTTATGTTAAATAGTGTGGCTCACTGGTAATGCTGAAGAGCAATTGGGTTCTATCTCACAGAGGAATGTCAGGCTTTGTCCACACAAACAATATTTATGAGTAAGACAGATTAATACTGTTTTTTTTGGTCTGTGGTAGTTTAAATGAAGAAAGCTAAAAATCGTTTCATTTGATTGTATAATAGTTGATTTCCTCAAGATTCTATGGTCAAAGTGTGCACCTATGATGGTTTGACTGAATTATATCAGAGGTCAGTTAACTCAGTGTGAGAAGTACCACCACATACGTTTGTAAGGCATCCGCTGGCCTGTTTTCAGGTAGAGTCTTTTGCTGGTGCCGCTGTGGACCTTCTTGATGTCGTAGCCCAGCGTATTGCAGCGATTCTTCCGACAGTCCAAACACACACCTTTGTTAAAAGCACTTTGGTCTCTGCACCTGTAGGCcatgctctgtttgtctttattcAGCAGCGAGTCGATGAAGAGGTGAACAGAGCGCTCATGAGAACATTTCACGTTCTGCTCGAAACCTTGGGagggaatttaaaaaaagagtcattgattttttttattcactgcTTGTCCATGCATCATTTCCACACATGTGTAttctcctgtggacaaagagtcTGTTGAGCATCTTAATCAGAGTGTCACATCATTATTTGTGTATTGATTTCATTATCACCAAAACCTGGCATCTATCAGCCCATCGTTCTGTCACATCTTCTTTAAACAGCTCATTATGTCATTCGGCCCTGAAGCGCTTTCTCTTTGAGCAGACTCTTGTAGCCTGAAGGCAGCTCAGTTAAGAGGGACGGACGGAGCAAAGGAAAGGCATATGTTGCTAATTAACTACTTAGGATGACAGTTGCTTTAATGTGGCTTTCACTGTCATATtatgtggatgtgtttggatTGGGAAGCACCATTAATCCCACTTGTGAGCCACTTGTGTTAGACTGGAGGAAATGAAATACATCTGCGTCAGAGCGAGAAATGATCAACAAGCAAAAGATAAATCGGTGCCCAAGATATTCCTTCTGAACCAGTGTTTCGAGGAGGCATCCAATGGATTAATTCAATTAAGATGGCAGAGGAAGAGGCAAAGCAGCAGAACATACTGCTCTGAATGGACTGTGCTTTCTCTCATCAGATGCAGGGTTGTTAATTTCACACAGGGGCGCCACAAAGCTGGATGGAAAAACCTGTTCATGCCAGATAAACTCCCGCAAAGAATAAACGAGATCTCTAAAGCAACAAACAAGCTTTGGTGTCTAAGATGTTATGTTGATAGTCCTCGATTTGTTTGGGAGTATTTTGCTCAGAAAAACAATGTAGAAATATTAGGGTAATTATTCAGTTTAGTGTCTTGACCTTCATTTCTCAGATTGAGAAGAAATATTTGAGTGTATCAACGGCTCTCAGAGGGAAaaccctgttttgtttttgcaactaGGAGTTGTTTCTTATATAACCATCAGCCTCAAATTCCTGCGTTTAAAAGATAAGGAATAGTACCCCTTGACAGACATGTATGTAATGTTAACATGAAATTTCAATGACACTCCCCCCAGAGGACAGACTTTTTTGCTTGTGGAAGCTTCTTCTGTCAAGATCCTCAAATCAAACAGTCAGCTTTTCACTGAAGACGTTACAGTCTAATGGCTTTTACTTGAGACTCTGACTTTTCTACAGCACTATCTGGAGTACAAGTCTTCAGTTTGTATATTCCTCCAGAGAATAAACCCTGGTTTACATATCCCAAAACCCTCCCTTTGAggaaatttaatatttttacactCCTCAACTGACATAAAGGATGTGATGTTCTTCCTGTCCAACACTTTGGTATTGCTGTGTGTAATAACTTTTACAGCCTCTAGAGGGCACCTGCAAAGCTTTATGTATCATAGacactaaagcaggggttcccaaagtgggcgttgggaccccctggggggtcgcaagacacaaatggggggttgtgagatgtcttctagaatgtttttttttagtaatctaaaatagtacatttaacccattgtagtaaaaaatatttaagaaaaatagtagtcatctggcaaaatgATAGTCATCTAGCAAAAATATACTTATAtgacatgctcatataggtaggttaattttctgcagaccagctaaatgaagccacattaaaacactCTGAGGGAccgtgggggtcgcaagtctttggcacctatattttgggggtcgcggtaagaaaagtttgggaacccctgccctaaagaaccacacactctacctgtGTACATGTGTCCAGTTTTTCatggtgtttttgtttctgctttgtcTTACCTAGGAGGCCATAGGTACTTATGTGCTCGTAAATGTCTTGCAGGTCACATCCTGGTTGGTAGTTTCCTCCGTTGGGGTAAAAGTCATAATGTGCCACAGCCTGCTTGATGCCCACACTGAGGCCCATTCGCTCGTGGGTGAAGGTGTGGATGGCATCAACAAACTCAGCGTCATCTGGAGACAGTCTGTCTGTGGAAGACATGCCTTCAAACAGAGGCCCAGCTGGATCCAGACCTGAGCAGAGACAACATGCAGTCAACAGCAGGTTTGttacaaaattttcactttccAACTTTGACTTTTTACAAATGAAGGCATAAATATCGGCCTTATCCAGTGGAACACCCACCTGTAATTCTTCCTATCTTCTGTGAACCCTCTAGATAGCTTCCAGCAAATCCAGAGATGTGAGCACCGAGGCTGTAGCCAATCAAATGAACCTTTTTAACCGGGTACTGGAAGTGTACCTGTTGGGATTTATGAGCAAAGCATAATCTGTCAACTTCAAACTGTCTTTGTAAGATGCCTCCTTAGTTTAAAATATACACATTTTATAGCTTTCCAAATTTAAAAATGGCTTCCCCCTGACCTGAAGTGATTGCAGCAGGTGAGCGATGTCCTTCCCAACAGTGCGGGTGCTCTGTACAGCTGTGGGGTAGTGCTGGTGAGCCAGGGACAGCCAGTCAGTAATCACCACGTTGACTTTTAAAGCCGTCTTCACAGCAGTAGCTAACCTGTGCACCCAGCTCTCCATCATACCGTCCAACTATGGAAAACAGAAGATAGAAAGTGTTACTTTGGCATGTGTCATGTCCTGTTTGCGTAGTGCATCTCTGAATTTCAATGCCCTGCTTAATTTGAAATGACAAGAGTTATCTGGGGTGTGAAAGTCTCTGCTTGTTTCTATCATGTTGAGTTATTTGAGCATATGTCAGGGTTTTAAATATGGGTTATATATGCAACATTAACATCTGAAACTGTGCCCGCAGGACTCCCCCCTCACTGGTCCCAGTTCCATGTTTTGTATCCAGTGCTTCAACTCAGTGAAGTGGAAGAGAAGTTGACCTTACCGACCACCCgtgagtgatgatgatgaggggATTACTGCTGTTGAAGCCACAGGAGGTGAGCGTGTGCAGCTGCAGAGGGTCCAGTGTGCAGGTGTCTTCACCTTCTAAAAACAGCCTGAAGACCGAACTGCTGACATGCAGCTCGTTCACCCTCAGGACTCCCCTCTGATCTGTGTCCACTGTGCATCAGAAACCAAACAGCAGAGGAGTTATCTGTTTGTTCTTCCCGATTAAACATTCAGAACGATCAGAACATTTGCTTTGAGGTAAATAATTAAAAGTAATGCATAATGAAATGTATCGTAAATTAGATTGATGTATTTGTAGAATTATCCAAGAGCATAAAGGGGGAAATGAGACCCTTCCTCATGAGGCCTGTTTTGAATGTAGGATGACTAACTCTTTTTGGAAGTTCTTTGCTGTGTTTCCAGGTCATAGCGTTCTCTTTGGCAGATGCATACAGATAAAACTTCACAAATAGTCCCATCTCTGCCAGACTTGTCTTGTAATTTCTTACATAAACTCCTCCTCCCTTCAACATGTTTGAGACCACAGCCCAGAAACCTCAGAAAACTCATTCAGAAACTGCACAGATCCTTTTCCAAAGAAATCTGTCTTTGCTTTTCGTTTATATTTGCCATTGCCTCACGtcaatcttatttatttttcaaacactttAATGTTAACAATGGCACAGACCCAGGCGCCTCACTCTCAGATATAAAGTAACCATGTGAGGAGCTCTGGTTGCTGATATGGAGCctgtgatgaaaacatttcacagtTATAAAAgtaatcatccatccatcatccacccACCAGCTCCATAAATCTCCTGTTTTCCTTGGTGTGTCTTTTCAGTGTTACGACTGTTTATCCAGAGGAACACGGAGAGCAATTAAAAACAGTCTGACTCATTTTTATCAGAGCTTTAGGATCcactttaaaaatcctacactGTTATTAGTTTAATTTAACTTCTCTCTGATAATAAAGTGCAGCTGGGTTTGTGTGCATGGGGTGACACTTCCCATGTGGGAGGTTTTTACTTTTGTGTtcagattattttcattttgatatttttttaaaaactgctggAAATCATAGTCAATTTGATAAATCCAGTCAATGATGGAAAACTTGATGGTACCAAATTTACAAGAGAGAGTTGTTGTGCATTGGTTCTAACAAACTTAGCAAAAACTGAGACACACAATATAAGCagacttattttcttttaaaacttcAAATTGATCAGCcaaaacatgtttctttattttctttgaccaacttttattaatttttgaCCGACTTTGCAGGTGTACATTGTCCAATAAATTATGTctgttatgatgacattgaaaAGCCAAGACCTGTTCCTAATTATGTTGCCTTACATAACAACTAATGAACTGAACAGAACAGAGTTTCAATCTGCAAAATCTAATTGCAGACATGCAAAAAGgacaattttaaaagtaattttaTTGTCAGTtcgaaatgttaattttaatttttttattattctgagaccatttaaaaggaaaaatcaaGTTTAGCACCCTATTATTTCCAACAGCATCATATAACATATTTCATTGCTTGTTATAGATTGTCTCACTGTGGCTGAGTGGGAGGTACACAGTCAAATCAAGGgtatcaattttttttctcttttgaatCAAGTGTTTTTCACATCACATCAAGTTAAACTCATGCAACAAATGGCCCATATTTTTGGGGAGCATTCAAACATATTTCACTCACCTCCTCTGTGTCCCTTGATTTTCTTCCCCACATTGAAGTGAGACGTtaacagcacacagcacaggaCTTTGAGCATGGACATGGTATTACACTGACACAGAAGTTATTCCTGAGAAACCAACACTTCTGATGACAGCAGACTGAAACTTGTGGTAAGGAAATCTAGCTAATGAAGGTGAGAGATCCTTTTGTCTGTGGGTGTAGAAAAGTTTTTAAAGAATTCAATTTTTCCCCCCTGTAGCTTAAAGTCAGAGTGGGAAACACGTTGTCTTTACTGTACTGTACATAAGAGAGGGGACGCCAGGAGTAGTGGTTTATGGGTAAGGGGGATTTGCTTGActcctgattggctgagctGTGTAGGTCGAACATATTGTGAAAGAGCAAAGATATGAACAGGGAGGAGATCTGACTCTATACAAATAGTGACTGAGAGGTAGAAATTACTTAATTCAGACTTTCACCACTTCCACCTGCCACTGAAAGAAATTTCTTTacaccattttttttattttattttctgaagcaCCAAATCTAGGTAGAATTttagtctttaaaaaaatcataaaaagctGAAGCCTTTTAGGAACCAAAAGTGAAAAGCTCCTACAGGGTCGTAGTGCATCTTTGAACGACTTAAAGCAGAACATGTACTCTGTGTTCTGACAACAGATTTTTAGACTGAGTACACTGGGTGCAACTGAATAAATATTTTAGTGATAAGCTAGTTTGCAGCATGTTGCTTCAGGCGGTTGTTCTCAAATCTTGCAAAATCCTCCTTTTGCTGGAAGCTTTTCAAGTGTCACTCTGTCCAGGTGAACAGTGTGGTTAAGCACAGTTAACAAACAAATGTGAAGGTTACATAATGGTCATGAAGAccctcacacactgatacaaATCTGTATACTCACACTCCACGTCtgcagttgttttcttttttaaaacagaagtcAGTCTAAAatcattttgaatatttctttcGATGCTGATGTTATCTCAGTGTTGGACTCAAActgttaattaaaatgttttaatggcATCAGATGATTGTCTGGGAATCTATCTTAAATGTAAGTTGGATTTTCAAGCAGGCATGCAAAGTTTCAAGATCAAACCTTTTGAGAATTATATGCTGTATTATGATATTTTTGCTATTAGGAtcactcaataaaaaaagatgatgtcATGAGGTAATGAGGGTCGATAGAAGTTTTCATCTTAAAACTTTTAAAGCAAAACTGACAGAAATAGTTTGATGCAACTTAAAATTGATTAGCAGACAACTTAAGTGGCTCAATGAATCTAAGTGCTTTTGTGTCCTAGTAGAAACATATATATTGACATttataattattgtttaatAGCAGTTGCAAATCTAAATTGGTTTTGAAGAAGTAATCCACCTGTCATTGTGAAATGTTCTCAGTTAATGTGTCTGTAAAGAAACACGTTTGCCAGCTTTCAAATCAGACTGCTGAAGTCATCAGTATATGAGCACATACAGTGTCCTCTCGTGTTTGCTATTTTACTGTGAAAGAACATGATGACATTACCTGAAAACGTGATCTCAAATGTCTCATCTCATTCCAGCAGCACAAGAGTTAACATCAATTTGTCTGATGTGTGATGTCACATCTGCAGGTTCACAGAAGAGCAAACATGGTAGACCTTTGCTTTTCCAGGTatcgtgtgtgtatgtgtgtgtgtgtgtgtgtgtgtgtgtgtgtgtgtgtgtgtgtgtgtgtgtgtgtgtgtgtgtgtgtagatctgtttgcttttgtgtgttATGTATGTATTTGCTGCTGTGTCTGGGAAAGCTGTTTCAGCAGCCAGTAGGTATATGAACAAAGTACTAAAATACAGCTGCTTccatttcataaaacaaaagatATACAGCATATTATGAATCAAATACAGCATGAGAATGAATCAAGGCTTTTATGAGGATACATTCCACACAATTCCTTTTGGGATCAAGAATAAAAACTGGAGTGAACTCTGCATGCGAACCAAAGGCTCATGCACAGTAGCGAGTGTGATCCATTATTACATAAAGCTATTATCATTTATGTCAAAGGGAGCATGCACTCTGAGGAAGAGCTCTCAAACCACTGAAGCGCAAAAACAGTCAGTCTTCATCTATTCTGCATGAAGTTATGTAAGCTTTTCTAGTTGtcatttcttgtatttttgCTGTACTCACCACTCATGCTGAATGTGCATGGCTTTATTTGTTGAGTGAGTGCCCTAAACAAGAGTAATGAAGATTTGATTGGAATAGATGCCTGGAATTGATCTGtaactgactgtgtgtgtgtgcacgtgtgtgtgtgtgtgatcttgtACATCTTTTTTTGTGAAGACAAATTGGGTCAGCTGTAGACCTTTTTTGAGAACAGGGATGTATTTGCCAGTCTGGTCCTTTTCAGATGGCATCAAACTAAAATCAATCATATTTGTATCAAATAGAAGAAATGGAATATTAAATTGCCCtaagtctgtttttaagattGTCATCTTCAACTTTTCTTGGTTTTATAATTTCTCTCAAGAGTTCAGTAATATCTGATAAATTGGTAGAATATGTTCTATAGACAGAATTACATGCAAGTTTTAGataacatttttacagaaaacaaTGGTATTTGTGGTAAGTTGTTGATGAAGATTAATATTTAACGATGGCACTGTCCTCTTTAAGTGTCAGAGTGACAGAGAGgcagcatgaaa from Notolabrus celidotus isolate fNotCel1 chromosome 3, fNotCel1.pri, whole genome shotgun sequence carries:
- the lipca gene encoding hepatic triacylglycerol lipase codes for the protein MSMLKVLCCVLLTSHFNVGKKIKGHRGVDTDQRGVLRVNELHVSSSVFRLFLEGEDTCTLDPLQLHTLTSCGFNSSNPLIIITHGWSLDGMMESWVHRLATAVKTALKVNVVITDWLSLAHQHYPTAVQSTRTVGKDIAHLLQSLQVHFQYPVKKVHLIGYSLGAHISGFAGSYLEGSQKIGRITGLDPAGPLFEGMSSTDRLSPDDAEFVDAIHTFTHERMGLSVGIKQAVAHYDFYPNGGNYQPGCDLQDIYEHISTYGLLGFEQNVKCSHERSVHLFIDSLLNKDKQSMAYRCRDQSAFNKGVCLDCRKNRCNTLGYDIKKVHSGTSKRLYLKTGQRMPYKLYHYQFRIQFVNQMVGIEPYLTVALSGTKEESGDFNIDITETISGNQTFTFLITLDKDLGDLMMLKLRWEGSALWKKMWNRVQTFIPWGRGQKKPVLTVGHFKVKAGETQERTSFCAKTNDGQELEISQDKIFVRCNDHTSTKQRRRKHN